ATCGATAATCGATACGTTATTGTCAGATTTAAATGAATTTATTCACCAGATAGCTAGCTATTTATAAAGATGTGAAACTTGGAATATTATGGTTTTAGAACTATTTAACATTTTAGAATCAGTGTGGATTCAGCAATCCTGGTGTAACTTATGGTAACAATTTCACCAAATCTCGTCTATAAGCATCTTAGTAGCTCTCCACAGCTAAAATCTGCTTTCCAGCTAATCGAAGGTGACGATGAAATTGTAGAGTTATTAAGAATGAGTAATATTATGGCTGTAAGTAGATTGAGATACAATGACCATGGAATTGTTCATGCAAGAATAGTTGCTGGTACAGCTCTTGAGCTTGTCGATATACTCAATTCTAGTAATATAGTATTTACAACCCTTAGAGATGGAACTGCTAGAACTCTTGATGATATAAAGATTATCATGCTACTCTCTGCATATTTTCATGATATTGGTAATTCTGTTCATAGAACACAACATGAGCTTATAGGAGTTATTATAGCTAAGGATATTATTCATAGAATTTTAAAAGATCTTGGCTATGATACTAAGAGAGCTATTGCTCTAAGACAAGAGATTCTACATAACATATATTCAACAGCTTATGATGTAAAATGTCTAACAATAGAATGCAGTATTATTAAATTGAGTGATGGGCTTGATATGTCAGAGGGGAGAGCT
Above is a genomic segment from Ignisphaera aggregans DSM 17230 containing:
- a CDS encoding metal dependent phosphohydrolase (COGs: COG3294 conserved hypothetical protein~InterPro IPR006674:IPR003607~KEGG: smr:Smar_0371 hypothetical protein~PFAM: metal-dependent phosphohydrolase HD sub domain~SMART: metal-dependent phosphohydrolase HD region~SPTR: A3DLH3 Putative uncharacterized protein~PFAM: HD domain), with translation MVTISPNLVYKHLSSSPQLKSAFQLIEGDDEIVELLRMSNIMAVSRLRYNDHGIVHARIVAGTALELVDILNSSNIVFTTLRDGTARTLDDIKIIMLLSAYFHDIGNSVHRTQHELIGVIIAKDIIHRILKDLGYDTKRAIALRQEILHNIYSTAYDVKCLTIECSIIKLSDGLDMSEGRARIPYRLGKMDMHAVSALSIKYVDIEKGVEKPIKIIVHMSEIAGLFQLEEVLLPKIKTGLLEDYIEIFIENNGRLIKFYPL